In Gadus chalcogrammus isolate NIFS_2021 chromosome 13, NIFS_Gcha_1.0, whole genome shotgun sequence, a single genomic region encodes these proteins:
- the LOC130401644 gene encoding ras-related protein rab7, protein MTSRKKVLLKVIILGDSGVGKTSLMNQYVNKKFSNQYKATIGADFLTKEVMVDDRLVTMQIWDTAGQERFQSLGVAFYRGADCCVLVFDVTAPNTFKTLDSWRDEFLIQASPRDPENFPFVVLGNKIDLENRQVTTKRAQAWCQSKNNIPYFETSAKEAINVEQAFQTIARNALKQETEVELYNEFPEPIKLDRNERAKPSAETCSC, encoded by the exons ATGACGTCTAGAAAGAAAGTCCTACTGAAAGTCATCATCCTTGGAGACTCTGG AGTTGGGAAGACCTCATTGATGAACCAATATGTGAATAAGAAGTTCAGTAACCAGTATAAAGCAACAATAGGCGCAGACTTCCTGACAAAAGAAGTCATGGTGGACGACAGACTTGTTACAATGCAG ATCTGGGACACTGCCGGCCAGGAGAGGTTCCAGTCGCTAGGTGTGGCCTTCTACCGTGGAGCAGACTGCTGCGTGCTTGTATTTGATGTGACCGCACCCAATACATTCAAGACCCTGGACAGCTGGAGGGACGAGTTCCTGATCCAGGCCAGCCCAAGAGACCCAGAGAATTTCCCCTTTGTGGTTCTTGGCAATAAGATTGATCTGGAaaacagacag GTGACAACCAAACGAGCCCAGGCTTGGTGTCAGAGTAAGAACAACATCCCCTACTTTGAGACAAGTGCCAAAGAGGCCATCAACGTGGAGCAGGCTTTCCAGACCATTGCAAGGAACGCTCTCAAACAG GAGACTGAAGTGGAGTTGTACAATGAGTTCCCTGAGCCAATAAAGCTGGACCGGAACGAAAGGGCCAAGCCTTCAGCAGagacctgcagctgctga